The following coding sequences are from one Patescibacteria group bacterium window:
- the ssb gene encoding single-stranded DNA-binding protein, whose translation MNLNKATILGNLTHDPEVRTFGTGQSVTTFSVATNAAWRDARSKTLKQSTEFTPVVAWGKLGSIVGQYARKGDRLYIEGRLATRQWEGKDNVKRSRTEVVAQNVIFLGSARKGAKPTAVSATEAPVEGDLSRVPVAAV comes from the coding sequence TTGGCAACCTCACGCACGATCCAGAAGTCCGCACTTTTGGAACGGGTCAGTCCGTCACCACCTTCTCGGTGGCAACGAACGCAGCCTGGCGTGATGCGCGGTCCAAGACCCTGAAGCAGAGCACGGAGTTTACCCCCGTGGTTGCCTGGGGCAAGCTTGGCAGCATCGTTGGACAGTACGCCCGTAAGGGTGACCGCTTGTACATCGAAGGTCGCCTGGCTACTCGACAGTGGGAAGGGAAAGACAATGTGAAGCGTTCACGAACGGAAGTGGTTGCGCAGAATGTGATCTTCCTGGGCTCCGCACGGAAAGGCGCGAAGCCCACAGCAGTCAGTGCGACAGAAGCACCGGTGGAGGGCGACCTCTCCCGCGTGCCAGTAGCGGCAGTGTAG